The Solanum lycopersicum chromosome 6, SLM_r2.1 genome has a window encoding:
- the LOC101268401 gene encoding protein ENHANCED DISEASE RESISTANCE 2-like, producing the protein MANLDGDNEPEWIKRVKSEGSIPFLDPDNCSNGWASPPGNSFMVRGPEYFSTKVKVPGGEFLLKPLGFDWIKGPKKISDILNNPKHRIRMALQDETPTGCKPFIWAFNLQVPSKENFSAVVYFVGLEPVPEGSLMEQFLKGDDAFRTKRLKLIANIVKGPWIVRKAVGEQAICVIGRALTCKYSIADDFIEVDVDIGSSVIANAIVHLAYNYISTLTVDLAFLIESQTQSELPERILGAVRFSELQTSSATLVEMPSNGNMGEFLPSFPSRLWKSFGNSFSHLVQADTQDGSSSSSPSLVKEVVDNGLSEEGTKK; encoded by the exons ATGGCCAATCTTGATGGAGATAACGAACCTGAATGGATAAAGAGGGTGAAATCAGAAGGTTCCATTCCCTTTCTGGACCCAGATAATTGCTCAAACGGTTGGGCTTCTCCACCAGGGAATAGTTTCATGGTAAGAGGTCCAGAATACTTTTCAACAAAGGTTAAAGTTCCCGGTGGTGAATTTCTTCTGAAACCTCTTGGTTTTGACTGGATAAAAGGTCCTAAAAAGATTTCTGATATTCTAAATAATCCAAAACACCGTATCAGGATGGCTCTTCAAGATGAAACTCCAACTGGTTGCAAGCCCTTTATTTGGGCTTTCAACTTGCAAGTTCCTAGTAAGGAAAATTTCAGTGCTGTTGTATATTTTGTGGGCCTCGAACCCGTCCCTGAAGGGTCTTTGATGGAGCAGTTCTTGAAAGGAGATGATGCATTTAGAACTAAAAGGTTAAAATTGATTGCGAATATTGTTAAAGGACCTTGGATTGTAAGAAAGGCAGTTGGGGAGCAAGCTATATGCGTAATTGGCCGTGCACTGACTTGCAAGTACTCTATAGCAGACGATTTCATAGAGGTAGATGTTGATATAGGATCTTCGGTGATAGCAAATGCGATTGTTCATCTCGcgtataattatatatcaactCTTACTGTTGATTTAGCCTTCCTTATCGAGAGTCAAACTCAATCAGAACTTCCAGAACGGATTTTAGGAGCGGTAAGATTTTCGGAGCTGCAGACCAGTTCAGCAACACTAGTTGAAATGCCATCCAATGGGAACATGGGAGAGTTCCTTCCTTCTTTCCCTTCAAGGTTATGGAAGTCATTTGGAAACAGTTTCTCCCACCTTGTTCAGGCAGATACTCAAGATGGTAGCTCCAGCTCCAGCCCCTCACTTGTAAAGGAGGTTGTTGATAATGGTCTCTCTGAAGAAGGTACCAAAAAATG A